The following nucleotide sequence is from Deinococcus radiotolerans.
ATCTGTTCGACTTCTGGACGTACCCGCCCAGCATGCGTCCGCCCAGCATCCACGACATCATTCAGGCCAACCCCGCCATCCTCGGTCCGAACGGCAAGTTCGCTCAGGTGCTCGATGCCCTCGGAGGACGCGTCAAATACCTCACCGGGAATCACGACATGAACGTCACGCAGGCGGACCTTAGCACCATCGGCAACCCAGCCGGCCCCCACATCACCCTGATCGATGACCCCTCCTACATCGACCGGGACGCTGGCGTGCAGTACACCCACGGGCACTACACCACGCTCTTCAACGCCCCCGACCGGTTCAATCCCCGCTTCGGCGGTCTGCCCCTGGGTCAATTCGTGACCCGCGCCGTGGCCTACATGGTCGAGCAGCACCTCCGCACCATGCTCCCCGGCACCACCGCCGCGGATCTTCCCGGTCAGGGCTCCTCGTACGACGTGGACTTCTCCGCCTTCTTCCGGTCCATCGCCCCGAACGTCGCCAATCCGTCCCTGGCCAAAGTGTTCCTCGATTACGTCATCAATTACACCGGCGTCCCCCGCGACACCCCCGTCGTCCTGCAGGACGGCACGAGCGTCCCCATCGGTCAGGTGGGGGACATCTACGCGAACCTCTGGACGCAGTGGCAACAGCAGTACGGCCTCCTCTACACCTACAAGGCCGCCATGGCCGACTACGACGGGTCATACATGGGTTGGTTCTCCCTCATGGCCACGTTCCGCAGCACCGTGCGCGCCACCATCATGGGACACACGCACGTGCCGAAACTGGGCCTCCCCGTGGGCATGGACGTGACCGCCATGAATACCGGATTCGAATGTCCCGCCCGGCCTGACATGACCCGCCCTGCGAACCCACTGCGCTTCACCTTCGGTCAGGTGCTCGCGGGCGGGTCTGTGTACATGGGGCAAGTGATCCAGCGGCCCGACGGTTCACACGCCGTCCAGTCTGCCAGTGCACCCCGGGACTGGGTGGTGAGTCCCAACGCGGCAGGGGACTTCTCCTGCTACGTGACGCTGATCTGCCCGCCCGGATTCCAGGCTGAGCGGGTGAGCAGTGCCGCCGCACACGGCACGTACGTGGTGGAACCTCCAGCGGCGCTGGAGGGCAGTACCACCTACCGGTTCTGGCTGCAGGATCTGCCGGGCGTGCAGGGAACGGAAGGGACCGTGCAGTACCGGATCACCAGTGGTCCCCGGGCGGGTCAGATGCTGAACCTGGCCTACGAGTGCCCGCTGATCTTCTCGAACAGCTGCTCCGGCGCGCCCTTCCGGACGAAGAGCGGTGAGCAGCAGCAGTACGGGGCGGAGGGGCAGATCGCTACGCGCGGTCATCCTTTCTTCGTGCAATTCCAGCTCTGAAGTGGCGTAACGCGGGGAGGGTTGAGTGCAATGGCGCTTGGCCCTCCCGACTCTCGTTAACCTGCAGCCGCAGTGGTGTCACGGCGGAGGGGAGAGGCCGCATCTGCGCTGTTCGCACTTGAGCGATGGTCACATGGAGCGCGATGGCCGTTCATGGAATTGACCCGCTGCAATCACCGGGAAGTTCAGCGGCACGGGACGACTCCTCGAATTCGGCGTCCCTGTAGAGATCCGCTTCACGTCAGTGATCCCTGAACCAAAAGACAGGAAGGGCCGTTTCGGGAAGGATCGCAGTTCAGCTCTTCTCTGGTCTGGTTGAACTGTCGGCTTCCCCGAACCAGTAGAGCGTATCGGCGTACGGTTCGAGACCAGCCGATGGAATGCCGGAAAGGTTCAGCAGGTAATACGTGCCTTTGGTCCTGCCGATCTGGATGAGCATGCCAGCGTCAACCAGATATTTCAGATCGCGGGTGACAGTGTCGTCACTGACGCCGGTCAGACCGCGGTACTTCTTATTGTTGAGTTTGCCTTCAAAAGGCTCAAACATGCGGGTCAGGACGTGATGGGCGCGCTCTTCGAGGGCGACGTCGGCAAACCGACTGAAGTAGAGGTGTCGCGCCCGGGCCCGTGACAGAGAGGCCAAGGCGGCTGTCAACGCGGCGGTCAGACAGTCCAGGTAGAAGCCGAGCCAGTTGGTGACATCGGTCGTGCGGCTCCGCTGCGTGGCTTCCAGCACCCGGTAGTACTCGGCACGTCGCTGTTCGATCTGGCGTGAGAGCGAGTAGTAGCGTTCTCGCCGGCCATCCGCACGGGCGAGCAGCAGATCGGTCAGGGCCCGGGCAATGCGCCCGTTGCCATCCTCAAAGGGGTGGACGGTCAGGAAGTGGATGTGCGCGAGCCCCGCCTTGATGACCGGGTCGAGATCCTGCTCTTTATTGAACCACTGCAGGAAGGTCTCCATTTCCTGATGCACCCGCGCCGGCGAGGGCGCCTCAAAGTGAACCGTCCGGCGACTCATGTTGTTGTTGACCACTTCCATTTCCGTTTCGCGCCATCGCCCGGTCTGAAGAGGTTGCAGGTTGTCGTCCACGCCATGAGGAAAGAGAGAGCGGTGCCAGCGGTAGAGCCGCTCAGCGTCAAGAGGCTCTTGATACTGCTGGGTGGCGTCCAGTGTCATGGCCACGACGCCCTCGACATGGCGGGCAGGCTCTGGCAGACCGGCGATAGGCAGGCCGAGTCGGCGGGCTACAGAGGAACGGACCTGGGCATCGTCCAGCACTTCACCTTCGATCCGGCTTGAGCGGGTGACGTCCTGGACCAGGGTGTCCAACATTGAATTTGCTTGGGTGCTGAAGCCCATGAGGCTCAGTTGGCCCATGAGTTCGCCACGTGCGAAGTGAATCCTGGCGAGCTGAGGTGCAAGGACGCCGCTGTCCCAGGTCAGGTGAGGCCACTGATCGCGGTCATGGATGTACGTTGTCCGGAATCCAGTCACAATCCAGCCTAGCATTTATTTACTGCATATTGCGCGGTAATAATACTCTTTAATTCCCGAATGCGGGAATTCAACTGCAGATTTACGAGGTATCACACAGCAAATTCGACCTCATCCAGCTCACTTGTCTCTTCGCAACGCTTGAATCGCTTATCAAGTTGTCGCCGAACGTGGCTTTGCCACTCTCACTCCTTATCGCTTCCGGAAGGACGCAGGCATGTGACAGATCCCGACACGAATCATTCGATCTGTGTATACGCGAGGGTGAGCAAACAAATGGTCAGCACGGAATACTGTTTTCCATTAATTCATGATCTCTGCTTCTGACTCTATCGGAATATTTGTCTGCGCAGCTGCGTGCCAGACAGCAAAAATCTGAGCGAGCTCGCAGGAGACACGAGAAGGGGCCTTGAAGACGGCCTGAAGGGTGCAGGAAGGGGAGGCTCACGACACCGGTGCGGCTGGAGGTGATCTTCGACCAACTTCCCGTCCGTGTGGCTCCCTCATAGTGCTTTCTCGCTAATACCAATTAGTGCTAAATTAGTCCAGTCATGACCCTCGTCCGCTCAAGCGACACCCTCACCCTGGCCAACCTCACCGACCAGGCCCTCCGGGTCCGCGCCGTCGAAGCCGCCAGCACCTATGACACCGAAACCCTCGTGCAAGTGACTCAGGCCTATATGACCACCGGGAGCCGCAAAGGCGCCCGCACCAGTGCCAAGACCCTCACCGCGTACAGCCTCGCCGTCCGTGACTTCGTGCCCTGGGCTCAGACGAACGGCGTGCAGTTACTTCGTCCCGGCCGGCGTGATGGCGGCCGCTACGTCGCCCAGCTCCAGACCCGCCCCTCCCACGGTCGAGGAAAAACCGGCACCCTGTCTGCCGCCACCGTCGCGCAGTACGTTGCCGGCGCCCGCGCGCTCTACCGCGCCCTGCGCTGGGCGGGCGCCACCGAAGCCCAACCCTTCGAGGACGCCCACGTCCCACCTGACCCCACACCCGGTATCGTCAAGAACCCCCCGTACATGCGCGAGGTCGATGATGTCCTCCCGCACTGCGACGCCCGACTCGCGGCCCTGTTGCTGCTGTGTGCGCACGCGGGCCTGCGCGTCACCGAAGCGTTGAACATCAGAGTCTCCGACATTCAGGGCGGACAACTCACCGTGCATGGGAAGGGCGGCAAGGTCCGCCGGGTGCCCCTGGGCCGCCGCGTCCGCACCGCCCTGCATGGGCTCCCCCCGCTCACGCCGGACGGCCGGCTGTTCGAGTGGCAGTACCACCAGGTGCAGTACCGCATGCGCCTCGCCTTCCACGCCGCTGGACACAGCCTTGCCTGGCGGGGCTTCCACGCGGCCCGCAAGCACTCGGGGACGCGCCTGTACCGCGCGACGAAGGACTTCACGCGCGTGGGGCTGTTCCTGGGCCATTCATCGGTGGACACCACGCGCCGCTACGTGGCCCTGGAAGAAAACGACGTGCAGAACGAAGTCGAAGGCTTCTGAGAGCAATTGTGCTGCATGTCCTGGCGCACAGGTGCATACCGGGGTATCCTGTACAACATCAAAGGCGACCCGTGCAGGTCGCCTTTCTTCTTGAGTTCACTCTGGTTCAACGGGGTAAGTGTGGCGCTCGGGTTTTTCGGTACACGATCGGCAGAGCGTCCAGCGGTTCAGCGCACTCGACGTGCTTCCGCAGCCGACGCACGTGCCCTCGAAGTCGTACGGCCCTTCCACATTCGCCCCTCCCAGCGTCCCGTCCGGGTTCATGCGTCTTCCACGGGCCGCGTCCGGCACATCACCAGGCCGCGCTCCAGGGCCAACCGTGCTGCGCGCGCCGGCACCAGGAAGCCATGCCGCGTTCGACCGTCGCGCTGTGGCACGTGTTCTCCACTGGCGTGCATGGGCACCCCCGGGCAGAACCAACGCGTCAGGCGGGCGCCTGGACCACGCGGCGCGTCATTCCAGATGCACGCCAGGGCGTCCTCCCCGCCGTCACGCAGCATCGCTTCGAAGAACGCGCGGTACTGCGGGGCGTCGCCGCCCACCCAGCGGGCCGGGGCAACCTTCACGCCGCAGGTCGGCGGCCAGGACGTGACCACAGCGGGCCGGGGCGGCGGCAATTCAAGGCGAGGGTCTTCCATAGTCGCAGTCTGGCTGCGCGAGACGCTTGGCGCCTGATTTGACGTCGGTCCCCAAAACCCGTCCACCGGGTTGGCCGTCACGGCACCTCGCTGACGCCATCCGGGAATTCATCAGCTGCATCCAGTGGACCCACCGGCATCAGCCGGATGCGAGGGCGTGCCTTCACACGGCAGCGGGCCGTACGCCCGAAACGGTGTGTGACGACCCGATGAAGAAGCTTTCCCATACAGTGTCCGGGTGCAGTCGGGCGGCAGAGCGGACACAACAGAGCCAGTAGCGCGGCCCTTGCGGGTCATGGTGATCGATGACGACAACGCCGAGCGCCTGCTCCTTCAGGAAATCACCGTGGACCTCGCGGTGGAGTGGGTCATGTGCAGCAGCGGTCCGGACGCGTGGACGTACCTGCAGGCTCACCCCGAGCAGCTCCCGCACCTGATCCTGGTGGACCTCAACCTGACCGGCGAACAGGGGCTCGATTGGGTGCGGCGCGTGCGGGCGACGCCAGACTTCAGTGCCCTGGTGCTCCTGGTGCGGTCCGGCGAGATGCGGGATGAGCAGGTCCGTGAGGCCTATCAGGCTGGAGCCAGCGCGGTCCTGATGAAACCGCAGGGGCTGCTGGAACTGGAGGTGCAGATGGCGGCCCTCGTGGCCTTCTACCGGCACGGCGCCTTCCGCTTCGCTCCGATCAGGTGAGGGCCGCCGAACGAGAGGCACCTAGACCGGATGCTGATCAAGCGGCACGCTCAGGCAACAAGAGGGGCAGGGTGTCTCACGAAACGTGACGAAAGACCATTGTGCCTTCATCTTCCCTTTAAGATGCGGGCGTGAGCCGCCCCGAGAGATTCCTCCTGATCGACGACAACCTCCACGACCAGGTGCTCGCCCGCGAAGCCTTCGAGGAACTCTGCCCCGACTGCCACCTCACCGTCGCCAGCGACGGGCCCGAAGCCCTCACCCTCCTGCGCGCCGCGACAGAACTCCCGGAAGTGATCCTCCTGGACGTCAACATGCCCCGCATGAACGGCTTCGAGGTGCTCCAGGCTCTTAAAGCCGACCCGCGCCTGCGGCTGATTCCCGTCGTGATGCTCAGCACGTCCAGCGCGGGTGCTGATATCACCGAGGCGTACACCCTGCATGCCAGTTCGTACCTCGTGAAAGCCGAGGATTTCAGCGCGTTCCTGGAGCAGATCGAAACGTTCCTGGCCTACTGGCGCCACTGCAACCGCACTGTCCTCGCCTGACCACCGCGCCGGGCCTCACCCAGGCGTGCGGGCGGTCGAGGCGGTCAGGGCCACGCAGTGCCGGTACATCATTCCCAGCGTCCAAACCTCAGCGGGGAGGGACGACCGGCTAAACCCCTGGGCGGTCTGAAAGAGCACGGCGAAGGCATCTTCGATGGCCTGCCGCGGATCAGGGAGGTGGTGTTGGTACGCCAGGGAGAGACCGCGACCGGCGTACCGCCGGTACAGTTCCGCGAGCGCCGCTGTGTCCTGCTGCGCGATCGCGTGCAGCAGGACGTCATCCGTTCGAGGGTCTTGGAGTTCAGTCATTGCGCCTCAACTGCGGGACGCCAGGTGGCGTCCCGCAGAGCCTTGCTTTACCGGAAGCTGTTCGCTCGGCCCCAATCGATGATCGCCTTGTTCGCAGCGTCCGCTTTCTCATAGATCGCCGCGTGCGCCGCCCCAGGAATCAGGACCAGCTTGCTGCCCGCGATGTTCTGCATCATCTTCATGCTGAACTCGGGCGGGTACACGGTGTCCTCGACGCCCTCGATGATCAGGGTGGGCACCGTGATCGTCTTCAGCGTCGGGATGGAATCGGGGCGGGTGGCAAGAACAGTGGCGCCCGCCACGTCTCCGGCCACGCTGGCCTGCTTCACGATGCCCGTCAGGAAGGCGGCGTCCGCTGGGCGGTTCATGCGGGTCATGCCGGTCAGCATGTCCTTGAGCAGCTCCGGGGCCAGCGACTGGGGTCCGAAGGTGCTGGCTTTCTGCGCCATCCCCTTCCAGATGTGTTGCTCGACGATCCCGGCCGGGTTGGCCAGGGTATTGATCAGGATCAGGCCCGTGAAGCGCTGCGGGGCCGTGCGCCACATCTCGAAGGCGATCGGGCCGCCCATACTCATTCCGCCGATGATGGCCTTGGGCACGTTCAGTTGATCCATGACGCCCAGGGCGTCCGCAGCGTACGTGGCGAGGTCGCCGGGGGCGCTGGCGGGCGCGACACTCTGGCCGTACCCACGGTGGTCGATGGTGATGACGCGGTAGCCGGCGGCCGCGAGGGCGTCGCGGTTGCGGCTGAAGAGTTCGCCACTCAGCGGGTAGCCGTGCAGGAGGAGCATGGGCGTGCCCTGCCCGACACTGACGTAGTGAATCTGGGCGCCGTTGACGCTCAGCATCCCTTCCATTCGGCCGGTCTCGGCAGAACCGGCGTGCGCAGTGCTGGTGATCAAGCCAGCGATCAAGGCGGTCATCAGGCGGTGTTTCA
It contains:
- a CDS encoding tyrosine-type recombinase/integrase; its protein translation is MTLVRSSDTLTLANLTDQALRVRAVEAASTYDTETLVQVTQAYMTTGSRKGARTSAKTLTAYSLAVRDFVPWAQTNGVQLLRPGRRDGGRYVAQLQTRPSHGRGKTGTLSAATVAQYVAGARALYRALRWAGATEAQPFEDAHVPPDPTPGIVKNPPYMREVDDVLPHCDARLAALLLLCAHAGLRVTEALNIRVSDIQGGQLTVHGKGGKVRRVPLGRRVRTALHGLPPLTPDGRLFEWQYHQVQYRMRLAFHAAGHSLAWRGFHAARKHSGTRLYRATKDFTRVGLFLGHSSVDTTRRYVALEENDVQNEVEGF
- a CDS encoding alpha/beta fold hydrolase; the encoded protein is MKHRLMTALIAGLITSTAHAGSAETGRMEGMLSVNGAQIHYVSVGQGTPMLLLHGYPLSGELFSRNRDALAAAGYRVITIDHRGYGQSVAPASAPGDLATYAADALGVMDQLNVPKAIIGGMSMGGPIAFEMWRTAPQRFTGLILINTLANPAGIVEQHIWKGMAQKASTFGPQSLAPELLKDMLTGMTRMNRPADAAFLTGIVKQASVAGDVAGATVLATRPDSIPTLKTITVPTLIIEGVEDTVYPPEFSMKMMQNIAGSKLVLIPGAAHAAIYEKADAANKAIIDWGRANSFR
- a CDS encoding response regulator, which produces MSRPERFLLIDDNLHDQVLAREAFEELCPDCHLTVASDGPEALTLLRAATELPEVILLDVNMPRMNGFEVLQALKADPRLRLIPVVMLSTSSAGADITEAYTLHASSYLVKAEDFSAFLEQIETFLAYWRHCNRTVLA
- a CDS encoding Fic family protein, with protein sequence MTGFRTTYIHDRDQWPHLTWDSGVLAPQLARIHFARGELMGQLSLMGFSTQANSMLDTLVQDVTRSSRIEGEVLDDAQVRSSVARRLGLPIAGLPEPARHVEGVVAMTLDATQQYQEPLDAERLYRWHRSLFPHGVDDNLQPLQTGRWRETEMEVVNNNMSRRTVHFEAPSPARVHQEMETFLQWFNKEQDLDPVIKAGLAHIHFLTVHPFEDGNGRIARALTDLLLARADGRRERYYSLSRQIEQRRAEYYRVLEATQRSRTTDVTNWLGFYLDCLTAALTAALASLSRARARHLYFSRFADVALEERAHHVLTRMFEPFEGKLNNKKYRGLTGVSDDTVTRDLKYLVDAGMLIQIGRTKGTYYLLNLSGIPSAGLEPYADTLYWFGEADSSTRPEKS
- a CDS encoding metallophosphoesterase, yielding MTALTLDTNAQATIIISDVHIGTNYPTCWYQATVHEPYLATLLDWVVHNAAGVKELVILGDLFDFWTYPPSMRPPSIHDIIQANPAILGPNGKFAQVLDALGGRVKYLTGNHDMNVTQADLSTIGNPAGPHITLIDDPSYIDRDAGVQYTHGHYTTLFNAPDRFNPRFGGLPLGQFVTRAVAYMVEQHLRTMLPGTTAADLPGQGSSYDVDFSAFFRSIAPNVANPSLAKVFLDYVINYTGVPRDTPVVLQDGTSVPIGQVGDIYANLWTQWQQQYGLLYTYKAAMADYDGSYMGWFSLMATFRSTVRATIMGHTHVPKLGLPVGMDVTAMNTGFECPARPDMTRPANPLRFTFGQVLAGGSVYMGQVIQRPDGSHAVQSASAPRDWVVSPNAAGDFSCYVTLICPPGFQAERVSSAAAHGTYVVEPPAALEGSTTYRFWLQDLPGVQGTEGTVQYRITSGPRAGQMLNLAYECPLIFSNSCSGAPFRTKSGEQQQYGAEGQIATRGHPFFVQFQL
- a CDS encoding response regulator — protein: MVIDDDNAERLLLQEITVDLAVEWVMCSSGPDAWTYLQAHPEQLPHLILVDLNLTGEQGLDWVRRVRATPDFSALVLLVRSGEMRDEQVREAYQAGASAVLMKPQGLLELEVQMAALVAFYRHGAFRFAPIR